A genomic stretch from Enterobacter dykesii includes:
- a CDS encoding prepilin peptidase has translation MNPLMLLQQANLPGLCVMSGALGAILGSFLGVVAERIPPLLMEEEGAGNLLFPASHCPECRHALSAWENIPIISWCALRGRCRRCHSAIPLRLLMVEVCSTLFFAASAALAPSFSALIALWVMWSLLLPLVVIDARHMLLPDCLTQPLLWTGLMFHALFHTLPLTDAIYGAVAGYLSLWLVYWAFRLLTGREGLGYGDFKLLAALGAWCGWQALPSIVLIAALGGIIVHCLLKPFENKNNLISFGPYIAFSGLIVFIAQTSHFIL, from the coding sequence ATGAACCCGCTAATGCTGTTGCAGCAGGCGAATCTGCCGGGTCTGTGCGTCATGAGCGGAGCGCTGGGCGCGATCCTCGGCAGTTTCCTCGGCGTAGTGGCGGAGCGTATTCCGCCGCTGTTAATGGAAGAAGAGGGGGCCGGCAATCTGCTGTTTCCCGCCTCTCACTGCCCGGAATGCCGCCACGCCCTGAGCGCGTGGGAAAATATTCCCATCATTAGCTGGTGTGCGCTGCGCGGCCGCTGCCGCCGCTGCCATAGCGCGATTCCGCTGCGGCTGCTGATGGTGGAAGTCTGTAGCACTCTCTTTTTTGCCGCCAGCGCCGCGCTGGCACCGTCGTTTTCGGCGCTGATCGCGCTGTGGGTGATGTGGAGCCTGCTCCTGCCGCTGGTGGTGATCGATGCGCGCCATATGCTGCTGCCGGACTGCCTGACCCAGCCGCTGCTGTGGACGGGGCTGATGTTCCATGCCCTGTTCCATACGCTACCGCTGACCGATGCTATCTATGGCGCGGTGGCGGGCTATCTCTCACTCTGGCTGGTTTACTGGGCATTCCGACTGCTGACCGGCCGGGAAGGATTAGGCTATGGTGATTTTAAGCTGCTGGCGGCGCTGGGCGCCTGGTGCGGCTGGCAGGCGTTACCCTCTATTGTGCTTATCGCAGCGCTGGGGGGCATTATCGTGCATTGCCTGTTAAAGCCCTTTGAGAATAAAAATAACCTTATTTCCTTTGGCCCCTATATTGCGTTTTCCGGGCTGATTGTATTTATCGCGCAAACTTCGCATTTCATCCTTTAA
- a CDS encoding glycosyl hydrolase family 18 protein, whose product MKFLKPKYLALFVAAAASPVFAAVPGKATITSGNDKFAIVEVDQSASAYNNLVKIHDGADVKVQWDVWSGAAPTSAKVLLDGKTVWTGAGSMSGTATFKVMKGGRYQETVELCNASGCSTSASKLIIVADTDGSHLLPLNTTMQENNKTLSKHTDKVVGAYFPEWGVYDRNFPVDKIPAANLNHILYGFIPICGGDGINDSLKTIEGGNSFEALKRACAGRQDFQVAIHDPWAALQKPQAGVSNWDDPYKGNFGQLMAMKKANPGLKVLPSIGGWTLSDPFFKMHDPAIRARFVASVKDFLKTWKFFDGVDIDWEFPGGGGENAALGNPQQDKETYTALMRELRAMMNELSAETGRTFELTSAIGSGSDKIEDVDYTTAQQYMDHIFLMSYDFYGGWSNTELGHQNALRAPANKPDTNYTTENGVNALLAQGVQPGKIVVGTAMYGRGWTGVHGYSNNNPFTGTATGMVKGTWEPGVVDYRQIVNEYKGKAGWEYNYDATAEAPYLFNKTTGDLITYEDARSATAKGQYVLAKNLGGLFAWSIDSDTGDILNAMNESLTGGGAAPVDPVVTNHAPVATSADQTVTGPVTVTLDGSASTDPDGDAITYKWTQISGPSVTITNSTKAKATFNVAAVTSNQTLAFRLTVTDAKGLSSTADVQVVNKAPKANQAPVVNQMEAVTLEAGQSYSLHAQASDPDGDALTYSWSVPANMQATGADTANLNITAPDVDTESTYTLTVVVSDGKSSVQTNVQVTVTPKAAETPSDEGNTPSDEGNTPSDEGNTPSDEGNTPSDEGNTPSDEGNTPSDEGSATNSCDKPVDANASKYAAWSASKVYNAGNTVSFDNLVWKAKYWTQGNQPGFGVDAWELVSQVKFNWRSDVVYNGGDTTTYNGYTYTAKWWTKGDKPGSSDVWVKKGPAADCQ is encoded by the coding sequence ATGAAATTTCTGAAGCCTAAATATCTGGCACTCTTCGTTGCAGCGGCTGCAAGCCCGGTGTTCGCAGCAGTGCCCGGTAAAGCAACTATCACCAGTGGTAATGATAAATTTGCCATTGTTGAAGTTGATCAGTCTGCTTCTGCTTACAACAACCTCGTCAAAATCCATGATGGCGCCGATGTTAAAGTGCAGTGGGATGTCTGGAGCGGCGCGGCGCCGACGTCAGCGAAAGTGCTGCTCGACGGCAAAACCGTCTGGACCGGTGCAGGCAGCATGTCCGGTACGGCAACATTTAAAGTGATGAAAGGCGGTCGCTATCAGGAAACGGTTGAACTCTGCAATGCCAGCGGCTGCAGCACCAGCGCCAGCAAACTGATTATCGTCGCGGATACCGACGGTAGCCATCTGCTGCCACTCAACACCACCATGCAGGAAAATAATAAAACCCTCTCTAAGCACACCGATAAAGTGGTCGGTGCCTATTTCCCTGAGTGGGGTGTTTACGATCGTAATTTCCCGGTGGATAAAATCCCGGCAGCTAACCTCAACCACATTCTGTACGGCTTCATTCCGATCTGCGGCGGCGATGGCATCAACGACAGCCTGAAAACCATCGAAGGCGGTAACAGCTTCGAAGCGCTGAAACGCGCCTGTGCGGGCCGTCAGGACTTCCAGGTAGCGATTCACGACCCGTGGGCCGCACTGCAGAAACCTCAGGCTGGCGTCAGCAACTGGGACGACCCGTACAAAGGCAACTTCGGCCAGCTGATGGCGATGAAGAAAGCCAATCCAGGGCTGAAGGTGCTGCCGTCTATCGGTGGCTGGACCCTCTCCGATCCGTTCTTCAAAATGCACGACCCGGCGATCCGCGCGCGCTTCGTCGCGTCCGTAAAAGATTTCCTGAAAACCTGGAAATTCTTCGACGGCGTAGACATCGACTGGGAATTCCCGGGCGGTGGTGGCGAAAACGCCGCGCTGGGCAACCCGCAGCAGGATAAAGAGACGTATACCGCACTGATGCGCGAACTGCGCGCCATGATGAATGAACTGTCAGCCGAAACCGGCCGTACCTTTGAACTGACCTCAGCAATCGGTTCTGGCAGCGACAAAATTGAAGACGTTGATTACACCACTGCCCAGCAGTACATGGACCACATCTTCCTGATGAGCTACGACTTCTACGGCGGCTGGAGTAACACCGAGCTGGGCCATCAGAATGCGCTGCGTGCGCCGGCGAACAAACCGGATACTAACTACACCACTGAAAACGGCGTCAATGCGCTGCTGGCGCAGGGTGTACAGCCCGGCAAAATTGTCGTGGGGACGGCCATGTACGGTCGCGGCTGGACCGGCGTTCACGGTTACAGCAATAACAACCCGTTCACCGGCACGGCAACGGGCATGGTGAAAGGGACCTGGGAGCCGGGCGTGGTTGACTATCGTCAGATCGTTAACGAGTACAAAGGCAAAGCTGGCTGGGAATACAACTATGATGCCACCGCTGAAGCGCCATATCTGTTTAATAAAACCACCGGCGATCTGATCACCTATGAAGACGCGCGTTCCGCAACGGCGAAAGGTCAGTATGTGCTGGCGAAAAACCTGGGCGGTCTGTTTGCCTGGTCCATCGACTCCGATACCGGAGACATTCTGAACGCGATGAATGAAAGCCTGACGGGCGGCGGCGCTGCGCCGGTTGATCCGGTGGTGACCAACCATGCGCCGGTGGCGACTTCCGCTGACCAGACTGTCACCGGTCCGGTAACCGTGACCCTGGATGGTTCTGCCTCCACCGATCCGGATGGCGATGCCATCACCTACAAGTGGACGCAGATCTCTGGCCCGTCGGTGACCATCACCAACAGCACCAAAGCGAAAGCGACCTTCAACGTTGCCGCTGTCACCAGTAACCAGACTCTGGCGTTCCGCCTGACGGTCACTGACGCGAAAGGGTTGAGCAGCACCGCTGACGTTCAGGTCGTGAACAAAGCGCCGAAAGCAAACCAGGCGCCGGTGGTGAACCAGATGGAAGCCGTGACGCTGGAAGCGGGCCAGAGCTACTCTCTGCACGCGCAGGCGAGCGATCCAGATGGCGACGCGCTGACCTACTCCTGGAGCGTTCCTGCGAATATGCAGGCGACAGGCGCGGATACCGCGAACCTGAACATCACCGCGCCGGACGTGGACACGGAATCCACTTACACGCTGACCGTGGTGGTAAGCGATGGCAAGTCCAGCGTACAGACTAACGTCCAGGTGACGGTAACGCCTAAAGCGGCTGAAACCCCGTCTGACGAAGGTAACACCCCATCCGATGAAGGCAACACGCCGTCTGACGAAGGTAACACCCCATCCGATGAAGGCAACACGCCGTCTGATGAAGGTAACACCCCATCCGATGAAGGCAATACGCCGTCTGACGAAGGTTCTGCCACCAATAGCTGCGATAAGCCTGTTGACGCCAACGCCAGCAAATATGCTGCCTGGAGCGCAAGCAAGGTTTACAACGCGGGCAATACCGTCAGCTTCGACAACCTGGTCTGGAAAGCAAAATACTGGACTCAGGGCAACCAGCCGGGCTTCGGTGTGGATGCATGGGAGCTGGTCAGTCAGGTGAAATTCAACTGGCGCTCCGACGTGGTCTATAACGGCGGCGACACCACGACCTACAACGGTTACACCTACACCGCAAAATGGTGGACGAAGGGTGATAAACCAGGTAGCAGCGATGTATGGGTGAAAAAAGGCCCTGCGGCTGACTGCCAGTAA
- the iagB gene encoding type III secretion system invasion protein IagB, whose product MKTLFLLLLIISHSVFANCWDKAARYYHVDPYLLYAIANVESGMNPNAIGQNNDGTRDVGLMQINSSHFSELERKGINEYRLITEPCTSIMVGASILSGMIKVYGYNWEAVGAYNAGLKKENYPQRMVYARKVWNKYQKLKRSTRNRYYY is encoded by the coding sequence ATGAAAACGTTATTTTTATTGTTGCTGATAATAAGCCATAGCGTCTTTGCCAACTGCTGGGATAAAGCCGCCCGTTATTATCATGTGGATCCTTACCTGCTGTATGCCATTGCTAATGTTGAATCGGGAATGAACCCCAATGCGATTGGACAGAATAATGATGGCACGCGTGATGTCGGCCTGATGCAGATTAACAGTTCACATTTTTCCGAGCTGGAGCGAAAAGGCATTAATGAGTACCGGTTAATTACCGAGCCCTGCACCTCGATTATGGTTGGCGCATCGATATTATCCGGAATGATTAAAGTTTATGGCTATAACTGGGAGGCGGTCGGCGCCTATAACGCGGGTCTGAAAAAAGAGAATTACCCGCAGCGCATGGTCTATGCCCGTAAGGTCTGGAATAAATATCAGAAGTTAAAACGTAGCACCCGTAACCGTTATTATTATTGA
- a CDS encoding chitinase: MNKRTLLSVLIAGACVAPFMAQATLLQASSEPYTLKASDLQKKEQELTNFPLMASVKSTIRTLDNSLVEQIEPGKSTNPENVKRVEGIIKASDWDYLFPLRAPEYTYSNFLKAVGKFPALCQTYTDGRNSDAICRKSLATMFAHFAQETGGHESWRPEAEWRQALVYVREMGWSEGQKGGYNGECNPDVWQGQTWPCGKDKDGDFVSYFGRGAKQLSYNYNYGPFSEAMYGDVRVLLDKPELVADTWLNLASAIFFFAYPQPPKPSMLQVIDGTWQPNDHDKANGLVPGFGVTTQIINGGVECGGPTEIAQSQNRIKYYKEFANYLKVPVPSNEVLGCANMKQFDEGGAGALKIYWEQDWGWSADTPSGQTYSCQLVGYQTPFSAFKEGDYTKCVKHFFNVNVVGEDGTSDGGSVTPAPTPTPVDPTDEGNTTPVPDDNTPAPDDNTPAPVNHAPVAKIAGPVGAVEAGKSVSLNASGSTDEDGNHLTYTWTAPNGQTVSGEDKAIITFNAPEVAAATQYPINLTVSDGELSSTTSYTLNVQAKQTNGGQTGTYPTWTSKTKWKAGDIVNNRGQLFQCKPYPYSGWCNNAPSYYEPGKGIAWQDAWTAL; encoded by the coding sequence ATGAACAAAAGAACATTACTCAGTGTTCTTATTGCGGGCGCATGTGTTGCACCGTTTATGGCTCAGGCAACCCTGCTGCAGGCCAGCAGCGAACCTTACACCCTTAAGGCCAGCGATCTGCAGAAGAAAGAGCAGGAGTTAACCAACTTCCCGCTGATGGCTTCGGTGAAGTCAACCATCCGCACGCTGGACAACAGCCTGGTGGAACAAATTGAGCCTGGTAAATCGACAAACCCGGAAAACGTTAAGCGCGTGGAAGGGATTATCAAGGCCAGCGACTGGGATTATCTCTTCCCACTGCGTGCGCCGGAATATACGTACAGCAACTTCCTGAAAGCGGTCGGTAAATTCCCGGCACTGTGCCAGACCTATACCGATGGTCGTAACAGCGATGCCATCTGCCGTAAGTCTCTGGCAACCATGTTCGCGCACTTCGCGCAGGAAACTGGCGGCCACGAGTCCTGGCGTCCGGAAGCCGAGTGGCGTCAGGCGCTGGTTTACGTGCGTGAGATGGGCTGGAGCGAAGGTCAGAAGGGCGGATATAACGGCGAATGTAACCCGGATGTCTGGCAGGGGCAGACCTGGCCGTGCGGTAAAGACAAAGATGGCGATTTCGTTAGCTATTTTGGCCGCGGTGCGAAACAGCTCTCCTATAACTACAACTACGGCCCGTTCTCTGAAGCGATGTACGGCGACGTCCGCGTACTGCTGGACAAACCTGAGCTGGTGGCGGACACCTGGCTGAACCTTGCTTCCGCGATCTTCTTCTTCGCCTACCCGCAGCCGCCAAAACCAAGCATGCTGCAGGTTATCGACGGCACATGGCAGCCGAACGATCACGATAAGGCGAATGGTCTGGTACCGGGCTTCGGAGTGACCACGCAGATCATCAACGGCGGCGTGGAGTGTGGCGGCCCGACTGAGATCGCCCAGTCTCAAAACCGTATCAAATACTACAAAGAGTTCGCCAACTACCTGAAAGTGCCTGTTCCGTCTAACGAAGTGCTGGGCTGCGCCAACATGAAGCAGTTCGACGAAGGCGGTGCTGGCGCGCTGAAGATCTACTGGGAACAGGACTGGGGATGGAGCGCGGATACCCCGTCAGGCCAGACCTACTCTTGCCAGCTGGTGGGTTACCAGACGCCATTCAGCGCCTTTAAAGAGGGTGACTACACCAAATGCGTGAAGCATTTCTTCAATGTGAACGTGGTGGGTGAAGACGGGACTTCCGACGGCGGTAGCGTCACGCCAGCCCCGACGCCGACCCCTGTCGACCCAACGGACGAAGGCAACACCACGCCGGTGCCAGACGATAACACCCCGGCTCCGGACGATAATACGCCAGCGCCGGTAAACCATGCGCCGGTAGCAAAAATCGCCGGTCCGGTGGGTGCGGTTGAAGCGGGTAAATCAGTTTCTCTGAACGCGTCTGGCTCGACCGACGAAGACGGTAACCACCTGACTTATACCTGGACGGCTCCGAACGGCCAGACCGTAAGCGGCGAAGATAAAGCGATTATTACCTTCAATGCGCCGGAAGTGGCAGCGGCGACGCAGTACCCGATCAACCTTACCGTCAGTGACGGCGAGCTGAGCAGCACCACCAGCTATACGCTGAACGTACAGGCTAAGCAGACCAACGGCGGCCAGACCGGGACTTACCCGACCTGGACCTCCAAAACCAAATGGAAAGCAGGCGATATCGTTAACAACCGCGGCCAGCTGTTCCAGTGCAAACCTTATCCGTACAGCGGCTGGTGCAATAACGCGCCATCCTACTACGAGCCAGGTAAAGGGATTGCATGGCAGGACGCGTGGACTGCGCTGTAA
- a CDS encoding NAD-dependent epimerase/dehydratase family protein, translating into MKVLVTGATSGLGRNAVEFLRNKGISVRATGRNEAMGKLLQKMGAEFVHADLTELVSSQAKVMLAGIDTLWHCSSFTSPWGTQEAFDLANVRATRRLGEWAVAWGVRNFIHISSPSLYFDYHHHRDVQEDFRPARFACEFARSKAASEEVIDLLAQSNPHTRFTVLRPQSLFGPHDKVFIPRLAQMMHHYGSVLLPRGGDALVDMTYYENAVHAMWLASQPDCDKLISGRAYNITNGEPCTLRSIVQRLIDELQIDCRIRSVPYPMLDMIARSMERFGSKTAKEPALTHYGVSKLNFDFTLDISRAENELGYKPVVTLDEGITRTAAWLRDHGKLHR; encoded by the coding sequence ATGAAGGTACTGGTTACCGGGGCGACCAGCGGCTTAGGCCGAAATGCGGTCGAATTTCTGCGCAACAAGGGCATCAGCGTCAGGGCTACCGGTCGCAACGAAGCGATGGGAAAACTGCTGCAAAAAATGGGCGCGGAGTTCGTCCATGCTGACCTGACGGAGCTGGTCTCCTCTCAGGCGAAAGTGATGCTCGCCGGTATCGACACGCTGTGGCACTGCTCCAGTTTCACCTCTCCGTGGGGTACCCAGGAAGCCTTCGATCTCGCCAACGTGCGGGCCACCCGCCGTCTGGGCGAATGGGCCGTTGCCTGGGGCGTGCGCAATTTTATTCATATCTCGTCACCGTCGCTCTATTTCGACTACCACCACCATCGTGACGTGCAGGAAGATTTCCGTCCGGCTCGCTTTGCCTGCGAGTTTGCCCGCAGCAAGGCGGCCAGCGAAGAGGTGATTGACCTGCTGGCGCAGTCGAACCCGCACACCCGTTTTACGGTATTGCGTCCGCAGAGCCTGTTCGGGCCGCACGACAAAGTGTTTATTCCGCGCCTGGCGCAGATGATGCACCACTACGGCAGCGTGCTGCTGCCGCGCGGCGGCGATGCGCTGGTGGATATGACCTATTACGAAAACGCCGTTCACGCCATGTGGCTGGCAAGCCAGCCGGACTGCGATAAGCTGATCTCCGGTCGCGCCTACAACATCACGAACGGCGAACCCTGCACGCTGCGCAGCATTGTGCAGCGCTTAATTGACGAACTGCAGATCGACTGCCGCATCCGTTCAGTCCCTTACCCAATGCTGGATATGATTGCCCGCAGCATGGAGCGTTTTGGCAGTAAAACGGCCAAAGAACCTGCGCTAACGCATTACGGCGTATCGAAGCTTAACTTTGATTTCACGCTGGATATTTCGCGGGCGGAGAACGAGCTTGGGTACAAACCGGTTGTGACGCTGGATGAAGGGATTACGCGTACGGCGGCGTGGCTGCGGGATCACGGGAAGCTTCATCGGTAG